One stretch of Tribolium castaneum strain GA2 chromosome 5, icTriCast1.1, whole genome shotgun sequence DNA includes these proteins:
- the LUBEL gene encoding E3 ubiquitin-protein ligase lubel isoform X2 yields the protein MNNKNDNKWRPMAISNPSTRLRLAKNMPQWVYKTGSGAPPPPIPIEEKPHSSFSKTQEPDYEVIEFGQQYSNAPPIPIKTEPKRADGRHCQLCGTSNPSIKCDHCNQIFCISCDDMYHRHPKRQTHFRRTMETSIRPPLPPKGEMQSAPVPPPRRHRRAGSIGPSPCPSPTPMRHNQGVPTLARKDTFSFKDKMNSLKRMVGSRPLPPTPISPSSRVSASPPSFDRYNRGFEVPSPSPSLQQRYRQHQLAMRGTTPNLSSAGSDFDKPPSRDSGYPDWDNEWGRFRSGSISGSETGSRLRKLSNTSCPPPRNLPHSASVFDLNNPMHHHHHHGFIPMQQAQSMAQLNCPGCYQGGWLECGCDRTGSNLSLNMAPGPYPVNPMWMGTWHGPPPSTMYPYPVPMGHMHHHSRPPSPTHSIKSRKSSMSKKSRRKYRESEDTDDDLEDRRSIFSHNDRSERKSLGSRFPERQKLPRETASMPREISRKNSDRIERISNVRSRRGSSSESDDEQSESQKESEVLDESEEPEIKPILEVPTSNWECEHCTFVNDPGTKVCLVCCKTATINVKLVKSDEKTEKPEPKLHTTRSSDDCSKDYSETESLLNKLGKLKTSEPKSPDPKKGKDASEAVSLESVSAVKAVGTSPENDTSVNKVTTGTSPPPQNMSTQTYEDVPPAGEIPKSPRGRPTSRNKRRDLRRSNSLHMGTRRGSEWSLHRSSSRHSLTTDSQSLPGSREQSPAPYDYSEESMDRLRKPTMSRSYYSIMDLRKPELYRNEPPFYRNEYPPSHRNRSDSFDLPDSGFNSFKSQGMELVKLLREAEQYKYTADEVQAALCHCKDMNPIDWLRQNWDATIASVQTLATQMGREGPMNIVGTVSEEEARAALRLHKGNLWPAVTECVEQRQRKYAELASRGEFSREDILTVLTAHHGDLEAAFNELSKTQLKPFLMRIWGPPVGTENEAGNEGAVLEKIGGEVVSDKELTKAVSDSSDKAPPTTTDQELKKTPTEVLENIESQILQNLQDMNNLSDTLDDAPPKPNKIYVEKSSTVIQVFDHDYEVPEAERDEQKPESDFSDTESSDEGNKVEEFVDAVSDMPEPPRLKRKSVSTLNITLANKEEPGTSTGLPVAQMIQAEDTPTVNEVVLESTANIQLQSVPKNDQVGASVNKKETEASIVVPNGETKAQVETKNNLQEGSPTPVATKEIKDNGELSPETPSSQKETKTVNENVQKTTKDDVSMVLVSQTKELQTDDLKNRDSSQNDTKDNQTNTSNQDHTKDSLDKGSINCTETKNDLNETPEGNVENKDPNEFSNKNSSIYEKTIENGNMQTSKNKEETKTDLKEVARRNETKGNLNVSKNKDVITEQIINQSGVTKATNANETVEHEVNKSQTNHSETKDNATEQITVENDDANAPEGNEKTKNDQLAPLESNNETKNDLNKSENTVVAQKTITSVDVKLSNENEKTKHETNENVKTSKDNEKTQNGLNSEKPSTSNGPSTTEAKNHNEVVESKPPLTKKQKKSMKKSKRRAQKRAARRGSATSTTESSSGEKQSIETDNEVPEPVVKDYEPKIENSSSDNAEKPSTSTETQPKISTTIQIPQNKQSLLPVPPKRPSKIPISRQRSVSKSEPKSPDVQSKIPVKTGSHIPVRCLIEKAKSDTESEKRPVMQKRKSDEIAQEMQQSVQTVKEMNRQLNTVNRGSLSSFRNSSVESTTSSKQLSYTKSLDNDSDSSVSDSNVEELLDPSTDEDSYEDFEEYDGIEESDTEDYNEFDKKKAKIANELDINLAQISARVEELTTSLGRKNEFDETCESEEEYVSEESEEEDEEEEEDDDDDEDNQIDLNIEVKQPSEIELMERQARRFLAEGQVESYQQAELAVSLMTLKFSAEEALEAAKDCHTLDAAIAYLQQDCELCAGKYPMNQIISMLKCTHRCCQECAKNYFTVQVTDRTIMDCTCPFCKQPELTSSEISEDEVSDYFANLDILLKGILDATVHELFQRKLRDRTLMQDPNFKWCVKCSSGFIANPRQRRLVCPDCKSVTCANCRRPWEKQHEGISCEKFAEWKDANDPENQASAVAKHLAENGIDCPKCKFRYSLARGGCMHFTCTQCKHEFCYGCGKPFMMGAKCGVSQYCGKLGLHAHHPRNCLFYLRDKEPTELQKLLKEHKIPFDTDIPADKEENAAAAAKCFVPLQRETPNGLIDTVCNNEVSPGQAGLCRMHYLEYLCKLIRRHAIDSIDLLNADDLETVVRRAAKRLPPNAYGTPREMYRSRLYQIVKEQIPLD from the exons ATGAAT AATAAAAACGATAACAAATGGAGGCCCATGGCCATATCCAACCCATCTACGCGCTTGCGACTCGCCAAAAACATGCCTCAGTGGGTC TACAAAACGGGGTCAGGGGCGCCACCCCCGCCAATTCCAATCGAGGAGAAGCCCCACTCGTCGTTTTCAAAAACCCAAGAACCCGATTATGAAGTTATCGAATTTGGCCAACAGTACTCAAATGCGCCCCCAATACCCATCAAAACAG AGCCCAAAAGGGCCGATGGAAGGCACTGCCAGCTCTGTGGTACCTCCAACCCTTCCATCAAATGCGACCACTGCAACCAGATCTTCTGTATTTCCTGCGATGATATGTACCACCGACACCCCAAACGCCAGACCCACTTCCGACGC ACCATGGAGACTTCAATCCGGCCCCCACTACCCCCAAAAGGAGAGATGCAATCCGCCCCCGTGCCGCCCCCTCGTCGCCACCGCCGCGCCGGGTCCATCGGACCGTCCCCATGTCCCAGCCCTACCCCCATGAGACACAACCAG GGGGTTCCCACTTTGGCGCGGAAAGACACTTTTTCATTCAAAGACAAGATGAATAGTCTCAAACGGATGGTGGGGTCGAGGCCTCTACCTCCGACACCGATTTCACCCT CGTCGCGTGTCTCAGCGAGCCCCCCGAGTTTCGATAGGTACAATCGCGGGTTCGAAGTACCAAGTCCCAGCCCCTCCCTGCAGCAGAGGTACCGCCAACATCAGCTGGCAATGAGGGGCACCACCCCTAATCTATCAAGTGCCGGATCTGATTTTGATAAG CCCCCGAGCCGCGATAGCGGGTACCCAGACTGGGACAATGAATGGGGTCGCTTCCGGTCGGGGAGCATTTCCGGCTCGGAAACCGGTTCCCGGTTACGGAAATTGAGCAATACTTCGTGCCCCCCGCCCAGGAATCTCCCTCACAGCGCGTCGGTGTTTGACTTGAATAATCCAatgcaccaccaccaccatcaTGGGTTTATTCCCATGCAACAA GCCCAAAGTATGGCCCAGCTGAACTGTCCGGGGTGCTACCAAGGGGGCTGGTTGGAATGTGGGTGTGACAGGACCGGCAGTAACTTGAGCCTGAACATGGCGCCAGGGCCGTATCCAGTCAATCCCATGTGGATGGGCACTTGGCATGGGCCTCCGCCGAGTACCATGTATCCATATCCCGTCCCAATGGGCCACATGCATCACCACTCAAGACCACCATCGCCCACCCACAGCATCAAGTCCCGGAAGTCATCCATGAGTAAGAAGAGTCGGAGGAAGTACCGCGAAAGTGAAGACACCGATGATGATTTAGAAGACCGAAGATCGATTTTCAGCCACAATGATCGAAGCGAGAGGAAGTCGCTGGGGTCAAGATTCCCCGAAAGGCAGAAACTGCCACGTGAAACCGCCTCCATGCCTCGGGAAATTTCGAGAAAAAATTCGGACCGAATTGAACGAATCTCGAACGTGCGAAGCAGACGTGGTTCGTCCAGTGAGAGCGACGACGAGCAATCGGAGAGCCAGAAAGAGAGTGAAGTGCTTGACGAATCAGAAGAACCAGAAATAAAGCCAATACTGGAAGTACCGACCTCGAATTGGGAGTGTGAACACTGCACCTTCGTGAATGACCCTGGCACTAAAGTTTGCCTAGTCTGTTGCAAAACGGCCACAATTAACGTCAAACTCGTGAAAAGCGACGAGAAAACCGAGAAACCTGAGCCAAAATTGCACACGACTCGATCGAGTGACGACTGTAGCAAAGACTACAGCGAGACCGAatctcttttaaataaattgggCAAACTAAAAACCTCCGAACCGAAATCCCCCGACCCGAAGAAAG GAAAAGACGCAAGTGAAGCGGTGTCATTGGAAAGTGTTAGTGCGGTTAAAGCGGTCGGTACTTCCCCCGAAAATGACACTAGTGTTAATAAAGTGACAACGGGCACATCGCCTCCGCCCCAAAACATGTCGACACAA ACTTATGAGGACGTTCCTCCAGCCGGGGAAATCCCCAAGTCGCCACGAGGACGACCGACGAGTCGCAACAAACGAAGAGACTTGCGAAGGTCGAACTCGCTGCACATGGGGACGAGACGGGGGTCCGAATGGTCGCTGCACCGCAGCTCCAGTCGGCACTCCCTCACCACCGACTCGcag AGTCTCCCCGGGAGTCGGGAACAAAGCCCAGCGCCGTATGACTACAGTGAGGAAAGTATGGACAGGTTGCGCAAACCGACAATGTCTCGGTCATATTACAGCATCATGGACTTGCGAAAACCGGAACTTTACCGAAACGAACCGCCGTTTTACAGG AATGAGTACCCCCCAAGTCACCGCAACCGCTCCGACTCGTTCGACCTCCCCGACTCGGGCTTCAACAGCTTCAAGTCGCAGGGAATGGAGCTGGTGAAGCTCCTCCGCGAGGCTGAGCAGTACAAGTACACCGCTGACGAGGTCCAGGCGGCCCTGTGCCACTGCAAGGACATGAATCCGATAGATTGGCTGCGCCAAAACTGGGACGCGACTATTGCGAGCGTCCAGACTTTGGCCACGCAGATGGGGCGCGAGGGCCCCATGAATATCGTCGGGACGGTGTCTGAGGAAGAGGCCAGGGCCGCTTTGAGACTCCACAAGGGGAATTTGTGGCCAGCGGTGACCGAATGTGTGGAGCAAAGGCAGAGAAAG TATGCCGAACTTGCGTCACGTGGGGAGTTCAGTCGGGAGGATATTCTAACAGTGCTAACGGCACATCACGGTGACTTGGAGGCGGCGTTTAACGAGCTGAGTAAGACTCAACTCAAGCCGTTTCTGATGCGGATTTGGGGACCGCCGGTTGGGACGGAGAATGAGGCAGGTAATGAGGGGGCGGTGTTGGAGAAAATTGGGGGCGAAG TAGTGAGCGATAAGGAACTGACAAAAGCGGTAAGTGATAGTAGTGATAAAGCGCCCCCTACAACCACCGACCaggagttaaaaaaaactccaacTGAAGTTTTGGAAAATATCGAATCgcagattttacaaaatttgcaaGACATGAACAATCTTAGTGACACTTTAGATGATGCGCCCCCTAAACCTAACAAAATTTACGTGGAGAAAAGTAGTACCGTAATACAAGTGTTTGATCACGATTATGAAGTCCCGGAAGCCGAGCGAGACGAACAAAAACCAGAGTCGGATTTTAGTGACACTGAAAGTAGCGATGAAGGTAACAAAGTTGAGGAATTTGTGGATGCTGTGAGTGATATGCCAGAACCTCCTCGCCTCAAACGAAAAAGTGTCAGTACTTTAAATATCACTTTAGCCAATAAGGAAGAACCGGGAACAAGTACCGGACTTCCAGTTGCCCAAATGATTCAAGCTGAGGATACTCCGACTGTGAATGAAGTAGTACTTGAAAGTACTGCAAATATTCAgttacagagtgtcccaaaaaacGATCAAGTGGGGGCCTCAgtgaataaaaaagaaacagagGCCTCCATTGTGGTTCCAAATGGCGAAACTAAAGCTCaagtagaaacaaaaaataatttacaagaAGGTTCCCCGACTCCAGTGGCAacaaaagaaattaaagataATGGGGAGCTCTCTCCAGAAACACCCTCTAgtcaaaaagaaacaaaaacggTGAATGAAAACgtacaaaaaacaacaaaagacGATGTAAGTATGGTTCTTGTAAGTCAAACAAAAGAGCTTCAAActgatgatttaaaaaatcgtgatTCAAGTCAAAATGATACCAAAGACAATCAAACTAACACTTCAAATCAGGATCACACAAAAGATAGTTTAGATAAGGGTTCAATAAATTGTACCGAAAcaaaaaacgatttaaatgAGACTCCGGAAGGCAATGTAGAAAATAAAGATCCGAATGAGTTTTCCAATAAGAATAGTTCAATATATgaaaaaacaattgaaaatGGTAATAtgcaaacttctaaaaataaagaagagACGAAAACTGATTTAAAAGAGGTTGCAAGAAGAAACGAAACAAAAGGAAATCTAAATGTTTCTAAAAACAAGGATGTAATAACAGAACAGATAATAAATCAGAGCGGGGTAACAAAAGCCACAAATGCTAATGAAACAGTAGAACACGAAGTAAATAAGAGTCAAACAAATCATAGTGAAACAAAAGATAACGCGACGGAACAGATAACCGTGGAAAACGATGACGCAAACGCTCCTGAAGGTaatgagaaaacaaaaaacgatcAATTGGCGCCCCTTGAAAGcaataatgaaacaaaaaacgaTCTGAATAAAAGCGAAAACACTGTAGTAGCGCAAAAAACAATTACGAGTGTTGATGTAAAACTATCTAATGAgaatgaaaaaacaaaacacgaaacaaatgaaaatgttaaaactTCCAAAGACAATGAGAAAACACAAAACGGCCTAAATTCAGAAAAACCTTCCACGAGCAATGGACCAAGTACTACCGAAGCCAAAAATCATAATGAGGTCGTAGAAAGTAAACCGCCGTTGacaaaaaagcagaaaaagtccatgaaaaaatcgaaacgtcgcgCCCAGAAACGAGCAGCTCGGAGAGGCTCGGCAACGAGTACTACGGAGTCAAGCAGTGGCGAAAAACAGTCAATAGAGACAGACAACGAGGTGCCCGAACCCGTCGTCAAAGATTATGaaccaaaaattgaaaattcttCCTCTGATAACGCTGAAAAACCCTCGACCTCGACCGAAACCCAGCCAAAAATTTCAACCACAATTCAAATACCCCAAAATAAACAATCTCTGCTTCCCGTTCCCCCGAAAAGACCATCAAAAATCCCGATTTCGCGTCAGAGATCAGTTTCCAAAAGCGAACCGAAATCACCCGACGTGCAAAGTAAAATCCCGGTTAAAACCGGGAGTCATATTCCGGTTAGGTGTTTGATTGAGAAAGCGAAAAGTGATACGGAATCGGAGAAACGTCCAGTTATGCAAAAACGGAAGTCGGACGAAATCGCACAAGAGATGCAACAAAGTGTTCAAACTGTCAAAGAGATGAACCGACAATTAAATACTGTGAACAGGGGGAGTCTGAGTTCGTTTCGGAACAGTTCCGTTGAGTCTACGACAAGTTCGAAGCAGCTGTCTTACACAAAATCACTAGATAATGATAGCGATTCTTCTGTTTCTGACAGTAACGTTGAAGAATTGCTCGACCCGAGCACTGACGAAGACAGTTACGAGGATTTTGAAGAGTATGATGGGATTGAAGAGTCCGACACTGAGGACTATAACGAGTTTGATAAAAAGAAAGCGAAGATTGCCAATGAGCTTGATATTAATTTGGCACAAATTAGTGCAAGGGTTGAGGAATTGACCACGAGTTTGGGTCGCAAAAATGAGTTTGATGAGACGTGTGAGTCCGAGGAGGAGTATGTTTCTGAAGAAAGTGAGGAGGAAGATGAAGAAGAGGAAGAGGATGATGATGACGATGAGGATAATCAAATTGATCTTAATATTGAAGTAAAGCAACCGAGTGAAATCGAGCTGATGGAG AGGCAGGCGAGGCGCTTCCTGGCCGAGGGCCAAGTCGAGAGCTACCAACAAGCCGAGCTTGCCGTTAGCTTAATGACTCTTAAATTTTCCGCTGAGGAAGCTCTCGAAGCTGCTAAAGACTGCCACACCCTAGACGCCGCTATCGCATATTTGCAACAAGACTGCGAACTGTGCGCTGGAAAATATCCCATGAATCAG ATCATATCTATGCTAAAATGTACGCACCGCTGCTGTCAAGAATGcgctaaaaattattttaccgTGCAAGTGACTGACAGGACGATAATGGACTGCACGTGCCCTTTCTGCAAACAACCGGAGTTGACAAGCAGCGAAATATCCGAAGACGAAGTCTCGGATTATTTTGCCAATTTGGATATTCTCCTTAAAGGCATTCTAGACGCAACCGTCCATGAGCTTTTCCAGAGGAAATTGCGCGACCGGACTTTAATGCAAGACCCTAATTTCAAGTGGTGCGTTAAG TGTTCGAGCGGATTTATCGCCAATCCTCGCCAGAGACGCCTCGTTTGTCCCGACTGCAAAAGCGTCACGTGTGCAAACTGTCGCCGGCCGTGGGAGAAACAACACGAGGGCATCTCTTGCGAGAAATTCGCAGAATGGAAAGACGCCAACGACCCGGAGAACCAGGCCTCCGCGGTTGCGAAACACTTAGCCGAAAACGGCATAGACTGCCCCAAATGTAAATTTCGATATTCACTGGCCCGAGGGGGCTGCATGCATTTTACTTGCACTCAGTGCAAACACGAGTTTTGCTACGGCTGTGGCAAGCCTTTTATGATGGGGGCCAAGTGTGGGGTGAGCCAGTACTGCGGGAAATTGGGGCTCCATGCGCACCACCCCCGCAACTGTCTGTTCTATTTGCGCGATAAGGAACCAACAGAGCTGCAAAAGTTGCTCAAAGAGCACAAAATCCCCTTCGATACCGACATCCCGGCCGATAAAGAGGAAAACGCCGCAGCCGCAGCTAAGTGTTTCGTGCCGCTGCAGCGGGAAACCCCCAACGGGCTCATCGACACGGTGTGCAACAACGAGGTTTCCCCCGGCCAGGCCGGTCTTTGCAG GATGCATTATTTAGAGTACTTGTGTAAGTTAATAAGACGTCACGCAATCGACTCAATCGACTTGTTAAACGCTGATGATCTCGAGACTGTGGTCAGGCGGGCCGCCAAACGACTGCCGCCGAATGCGTACGGTACGCCCCGAGAAATGTACCGATCACGTCTCTATCAG ATTGTGAAGGAGCAGATTCCACTGGATTGA
- the LUBEL gene encoding E3 ubiquitin-protein ligase lubel isoform X7, which produces MNNKNDNKWRPMAISNPSTRLRLAKNMPQWVYKTGSGAPPPPIPIEEKPHSSFSKTQEPDYEVIEFGQQYSNAPPIPIKTEPKRADGRHCQLCGTSNPSIKCDHCNQIFCISCDDMYHRHPKRQTHFRRTMETSIRPPLPPKGEMQSAPVPPPRRHRRAGSIGPSPCPSPTPMRHNQGVPTLARKDTFSFKDKMNSLKRMVGSRPLPPTPISPSSRVSASPPSFDRYNRGFEVPSPSPSLQQRYRQHQLAMRGTTPNLSSAGSDFDKPPSRDSGYPDWDNEWGRFRSGSISGSETGSRLRKLSNTSCPPPRNLPHSASVFDLNNPMHHHHHHGFIPMQQAQSMAQLNCPGCYQGGWLECGCDRTGSNLSLNMAPGPYPVNPMWMGTWHGPPPSTMYPYPVPMGHMHHHSRPPSPTHSIKSRKSSMSKKSRRKYRESEDTDDDLEDRRSIFSHNDRSERKSLGSRFPERQKLPRETASMPREISRKNSDRIERISNVRSRRGSSSESDDEQSESQKESEVLDESEEPEIKPILEVPTSNWECEHCTFVNDPGTKVCLVCCKTATINVKLVKSDEKTEKPEPKLHTTRSSDDCSKDYSETESLLNKLGKLKTSEPKSPDPKKGKDASEAVSLESVSAVKAVGTSPENDTSVNKVTTGTSPPPQNMSTQTYEDVPPAGEIPKSPRGRPTSRNKRRDLRRSNSLHMGTRRGSEWSLHRSSSRHSLTTDSQSLPGSREQSPAPYDYSEESMDRLRKPTMSRSYYSIMDLRKPELYRNEPPFYRNEYPPSHRNRSDSFDLPDSGFNSFKSQGMELVKLLREAEQYKYTADEVQAALCHCKDMNPIDWLRQNWDATIASVQTLATQMGREGPMNIVGTVSEEEARAALRLHKGNLWPAVTECVEQRQRKYAELASRGEFSREDILTVLTAHHGDLEAAFNELSKTQLKPFLMRIWGPPVGTENEAGNEGAVLEKIGGEVSDKELTKARQARRFLAEGQVESYQQAELAVSLMTLKFSAEEALEAAKDCHTLDAAIAYLQQDCELCAGKYPMNQIISMLKCTHRCCQECAKNYFTVQVTDRTIMDCTCPFCKQPELTSSEISEDEVSDYFANLDILLKGILDATVHELFQRKLRDRTLMQDPNFKWCVKCSSGFIANPRQRRLVCPDCKSVTCANCRRPWEKQHEGISCEKFAEWKDANDPENQASAVAKHLAENGIDCPKCKFRYSLARGGCMHFTCTQCKHEFCYGCGKPFMMGAKCGVSQYCGKLGLHAHHPRNCLFYLRDKEPTELQKLLKEHKIPFDTDIPADKEENAAAAAKCFVPLQRETPNGLIDTVCNNEVSPGQAGLCRLHYIEYLVGLIGRHKLDPITILDLVEVSQELKRRGKDLPERTASCNDQEYRILCVKIVKEQIPLD; this is translated from the exons ATGAAT AATAAAAACGATAACAAATGGAGGCCCATGGCCATATCCAACCCATCTACGCGCTTGCGACTCGCCAAAAACATGCCTCAGTGGGTC TACAAAACGGGGTCAGGGGCGCCACCCCCGCCAATTCCAATCGAGGAGAAGCCCCACTCGTCGTTTTCAAAAACCCAAGAACCCGATTATGAAGTTATCGAATTTGGCCAACAGTACTCAAATGCGCCCCCAATACCCATCAAAACAG AGCCCAAAAGGGCCGATGGAAGGCACTGCCAGCTCTGTGGTACCTCCAACCCTTCCATCAAATGCGACCACTGCAACCAGATCTTCTGTATTTCCTGCGATGATATGTACCACCGACACCCCAAACGCCAGACCCACTTCCGACGC ACCATGGAGACTTCAATCCGGCCCCCACTACCCCCAAAAGGAGAGATGCAATCCGCCCCCGTGCCGCCCCCTCGTCGCCACCGCCGCGCCGGGTCCATCGGACCGTCCCCATGTCCCAGCCCTACCCCCATGAGACACAACCAG GGGGTTCCCACTTTGGCGCGGAAAGACACTTTTTCATTCAAAGACAAGATGAATAGTCTCAAACGGATGGTGGGGTCGAGGCCTCTACCTCCGACACCGATTTCACCCT CGTCGCGTGTCTCAGCGAGCCCCCCGAGTTTCGATAGGTACAATCGCGGGTTCGAAGTACCAAGTCCCAGCCCCTCCCTGCAGCAGAGGTACCGCCAACATCAGCTGGCAATGAGGGGCACCACCCCTAATCTATCAAGTGCCGGATCTGATTTTGATAAG CCCCCGAGCCGCGATAGCGGGTACCCAGACTGGGACAATGAATGGGGTCGCTTCCGGTCGGGGAGCATTTCCGGCTCGGAAACCGGTTCCCGGTTACGGAAATTGAGCAATACTTCGTGCCCCCCGCCCAGGAATCTCCCTCACAGCGCGTCGGTGTTTGACTTGAATAATCCAatgcaccaccaccaccatcaTGGGTTTATTCCCATGCAACAA GCCCAAAGTATGGCCCAGCTGAACTGTCCGGGGTGCTACCAAGGGGGCTGGTTGGAATGTGGGTGTGACAGGACCGGCAGTAACTTGAGCCTGAACATGGCGCCAGGGCCGTATCCAGTCAATCCCATGTGGATGGGCACTTGGCATGGGCCTCCGCCGAGTACCATGTATCCATATCCCGTCCCAATGGGCCACATGCATCACCACTCAAGACCACCATCGCCCACCCACAGCATCAAGTCCCGGAAGTCATCCATGAGTAAGAAGAGTCGGAGGAAGTACCGCGAAAGTGAAGACACCGATGATGATTTAGAAGACCGAAGATCGATTTTCAGCCACAATGATCGAAGCGAGAGGAAGTCGCTGGGGTCAAGATTCCCCGAAAGGCAGAAACTGCCACGTGAAACCGCCTCCATGCCTCGGGAAATTTCGAGAAAAAATTCGGACCGAATTGAACGAATCTCGAACGTGCGAAGCAGACGTGGTTCGTCCAGTGAGAGCGACGACGAGCAATCGGAGAGCCAGAAAGAGAGTGAAGTGCTTGACGAATCAGAAGAACCAGAAATAAAGCCAATACTGGAAGTACCGACCTCGAATTGGGAGTGTGAACACTGCACCTTCGTGAATGACCCTGGCACTAAAGTTTGCCTAGTCTGTTGCAAAACGGCCACAATTAACGTCAAACTCGTGAAAAGCGACGAGAAAACCGAGAAACCTGAGCCAAAATTGCACACGACTCGATCGAGTGACGACTGTAGCAAAGACTACAGCGAGACCGAatctcttttaaataaattgggCAAACTAAAAACCTCCGAACCGAAATCCCCCGACCCGAAGAAAG GAAAAGACGCAAGTGAAGCGGTGTCATTGGAAAGTGTTAGTGCGGTTAAAGCGGTCGGTACTTCCCCCGAAAATGACACTAGTGTTAATAAAGTGACAACGGGCACATCGCCTCCGCCCCAAAACATGTCGACACAA ACTTATGAGGACGTTCCTCCAGCCGGGGAAATCCCCAAGTCGCCACGAGGACGACCGACGAGTCGCAACAAACGAAGAGACTTGCGAAGGTCGAACTCGCTGCACATGGGGACGAGACGGGGGTCCGAATGGTCGCTGCACCGCAGCTCCAGTCGGCACTCCCTCACCACCGACTCGcag AGTCTCCCCGGGAGTCGGGAACAAAGCCCAGCGCCGTATGACTACAGTGAGGAAAGTATGGACAGGTTGCGCAAACCGACAATGTCTCGGTCATATTACAGCATCATGGACTTGCGAAAACCGGAACTTTACCGAAACGAACCGCCGTTTTACAGG AATGAGTACCCCCCAAGTCACCGCAACCGCTCCGACTCGTTCGACCTCCCCGACTCGGGCTTCAACAGCTTCAAGTCGCAGGGAATGGAGCTGGTGAAGCTCCTCCGCGAGGCTGAGCAGTACAAGTACACCGCTGACGAGGTCCAGGCGGCCCTGTGCCACTGCAAGGACATGAATCCGATAGATTGGCTGCGCCAAAACTGGGACGCGACTATTGCGAGCGTCCAGACTTTGGCCACGCAGATGGGGCGCGAGGGCCCCATGAATATCGTCGGGACGGTGTCTGAGGAAGAGGCCAGGGCCGCTTTGAGACTCCACAAGGGGAATTTGTGGCCAGCGGTGACCGAATGTGTGGAGCAAAGGCAGAGAAAG TATGCCGAACTTGCGTCACGTGGGGAGTTCAGTCGGGAGGATATTCTAACAGTGCTAACGGCACATCACGGTGACTTGGAGGCGGCGTTTAACGAGCTGAGTAAGACTCAACTCAAGCCGTTTCTGATGCGGATTTGGGGACCGCCGGTTGGGACGGAGAATGAGGCAGGTAATGAGGGGGCGGTGTTGGAGAAAATTGGGGGCGAAG TGAGCGATAAGGAACTGACAAAAGCG AGGCAGGCGAGGCGCTTCCTGGCCGAGGGCCAAGTCGAGAGCTACCAACAAGCCGAGCTTGCCGTTAGCTTAATGACTCTTAAATTTTCCGCTGAGGAAGCTCTCGAAGCTGCTAAAGACTGCCACACCCTAGACGCCGCTATCGCATATTTGCAACAAGACTGCGAACTGTGCGCTGGAAAATATCCCATGAATCAG ATCATATCTATGCTAAAATGTACGCACCGCTGCTGTCAAGAATGcgctaaaaattattttaccgTGCAAGTGACTGACAGGACGATAATGGACTGCACGTGCCCTTTCTGCAAACAACCGGAGTTGACAAGCAGCGAAATATCCGAAGACGAAGTCTCGGATTATTTTGCCAATTTGGATATTCTCCTTAAAGGCATTCTAGACGCAACCGTCCATGAGCTTTTCCAGAGGAAATTGCGCGACCGGACTTTAATGCAAGACCCTAATTTCAAGTGGTGCGTTAAG TGTTCGAGCGGATTTATCGCCAATCCTCGCCAGAGACGCCTCGTTTGTCCCGACTGCAAAAGCGTCACGTGTGCAAACTGTCGCCGGCCGTGGGAGAAACAACACGAGGGCATCTCTTGCGAGAAATTCGCAGAATGGAAAGACGCCAACGACCCGGAGAACCAGGCCTCCGCGGTTGCGAAACACTTAGCCGAAAACGGCATAGACTGCCCCAAATGTAAATTTCGATATTCACTGGCCCGAGGGGGCTGCATGCATTTTACTTGCACTCAGTGCAAACACGAGTTTTGCTACGGCTGTGGCAAGCCTTTTATGATGGGGGCCAAGTGTGGGGTGAGCCAGTACTGCGGGAAATTGGGGCTCCATGCGCACCACCCCCGCAACTGTCTGTTCTATTTGCGCGATAAGGAACCAACAGAGCTGCAAAAGTTGCTCAAAGAGCACAAAATCCCCTTCGATACCGACATCCCGGCCGATAAAGAGGAAAACGCCGCAGCCGCAGCTAAGTGTTTCGTGCCGCTGCAGCGGGAAACCCCCAACGGGCTCATCGACACGGTGTGCAACAACGAGGTTTCCCCCGGCCAGGCCGGTCTTTGCAG GCTGCATTACATCGAGTATTTAGTTGGGCTCATTGGCAGACACAAACTGGACCCAATCACGATCCTGGACCTGGTGGAAGTCAGTCAGGAGTTGAAGAGACGCGGCAAAGACTTGCCGGAAAGAACGGCTAGTTGTAACGACCAGGAGTACAGAATTTTGTGTGTCAAG ATTGTGAAGGAGCAGATTCCACTGGATTGA